The Lentzea guizhouensis genome contains a region encoding:
- a CDS encoding amidohydrolase family protein produces MSPTLDQLRRHASDPRRRVLLTGATVVTMDPELGTLPEGDVLIEGDRIAAVAAEVPVTDAVVVDATGSIVAPGFVDTHRHAWEAQLRRVMPDVNDLGEYVMSTLAGIAPVYQPEDMYTGTKLAALTAIDSGITTMLDFSHNSRTPAHSDAAIQALADTGIRGVHASMRPHFGDWAGQWPADLARLQSTCLSSRDNLITLRLATLATDEICGPDLAYGPRLAEVARDLGIGVSVDAVFGTSSSDAILGWARDGLLGPDVSLIHCTGLTGAAWQAMADTGAAVSLAPTSEAQIGLETAVPAIDEALAAGIRPGLSIDVEVALASDMFTQMRALHAIQRMRAVNAAYGTTATPTRIGVHDVLDFATLHGAKSIGLGDVTGSLTPGKQADLLLVHAEDINNMPLNDPIGTLVLGSDPRNIQAVFIAGQVRKWAGTVLDVDVPALGQEVRASRDRILKAAHSS; encoded by the coding sequence ATGTCCCCCACTCTCGACCAGCTCCGCCGGCACGCCTCCGATCCCCGCCGCCGCGTCCTGCTCACCGGCGCCACCGTCGTCACGATGGACCCCGAGCTGGGCACCCTGCCCGAGGGTGACGTGCTGATCGAGGGCGACCGGATCGCCGCCGTCGCCGCCGAGGTCCCCGTCACCGACGCGGTCGTCGTCGACGCGACCGGCTCGATCGTCGCCCCCGGTTTCGTCGACACCCACCGCCACGCCTGGGAGGCGCAGCTGCGCCGGGTGATGCCCGACGTCAACGACCTCGGCGAGTACGTCATGTCCACCCTGGCCGGCATCGCGCCGGTCTACCAGCCCGAGGACATGTACACGGGCACGAAGCTCGCCGCGCTGACCGCGATCGACAGCGGCATCACCACCATGCTCGACTTCTCCCACAACTCCCGCACACCGGCCCACTCCGACGCCGCGATCCAGGCTCTCGCCGACACCGGCATCCGCGGGGTGCACGCGTCGATGCGCCCGCACTTCGGTGACTGGGCGGGCCAGTGGCCGGCCGACCTGGCGCGGCTGCAGAGCACCTGCCTCTCCAGCCGCGACAATCTGATCACCCTGCGCCTCGCGACCCTGGCCACCGACGAGATCTGCGGACCCGACCTCGCCTACGGCCCCCGTCTCGCCGAGGTCGCGCGCGACCTCGGCATCGGCGTCAGCGTCGACGCCGTGTTCGGCACCTCGTCGTCCGACGCGATCCTGGGCTGGGCCCGCGACGGGCTCCTGGGCCCGGACGTCTCGCTGATCCACTGCACCGGCCTCACCGGCGCGGCCTGGCAGGCCATGGCGGACACGGGTGCGGCGGTCTCCCTCGCGCCCACCTCCGAGGCGCAGATCGGGTTGGAAACCGCCGTTCCCGCCATCGACGAGGCACTCGCCGCCGGCATCCGCCCCGGGCTGAGCATCGACGTCGAGGTCGCCCTGGCCAGCGACATGTTCACGCAGATGCGCGCTCTGCACGCCATCCAGCGCATGCGTGCCGTCAACGCCGCCTACGGCACCACCGCCACCCCCACCCGGATCGGCGTCCACGACGTGCTCGACTTCGCCACCCTGCACGGCGCCAAGAGCATCGGCCTCGGCGACGTCACCGGCTCCCTCACCCCCGGCAAGCAGGCCGACCTGCTGCTCGTGCACGCCGAGGACATCAACAACATGCCGCTCAACGACCCGATCGGCACCCTCGTCCTCGGCTCCGACCCCCGCAACATCCAGGCGGTGTTCATCGCGGGCCAGGTCCGCAAGTGGGCCGGCACCGTCCTGGACGTCGACGTGCCCGCGCTCGGGCAGGAGGTCCGCGCCTCCCGCGACCGGATCCTCAAGGCCGCGCACTCGTCCTGA
- a CDS encoding Atu4866 domain-containing protein, translated as MPTTAPHPHVGMWVTADGRIRQELLPGGRYEEERDGRKRAYTGRYTVEGDHIDYFDDLGFTATGDVRDGILYHEHLVLHRER; from the coding sequence ATGCCCACCACCGCACCCCACCCCCACGTCGGCATGTGGGTCACCGCGGACGGCCGCATCCGCCAGGAGCTCCTGCCCGGCGGCCGCTACGAGGAGGAGCGCGACGGCCGCAAACGCGCCTACACCGGCCGGTACACCGTCGAAGGCGACCACATCGACTACTTCGACGACCTCGGGTTCACCGCGACGGGCGACGTCCGCGACGGAATCCTGTACCACGAACACCTCGTGCTGCACCGGGAACGGTGA
- a CDS encoding amidase, whose translation MEWSFRSAEEMTAAMRSGEVTSLELTDEAIGRIEREDKAVNAICVPDFDRARAAAREADEARARGENRPLLGVPVTVKESYDVAGLPTTWGMPAHRDHVPAEDAVQVSRLKAAGAVVLGKTNVPLGLQDIQSFNDVYGTTNNPWDHERTSGGSSGGSAAALACGFGALSIGSDLAGSLRTPAHFCGVHSHKPTLGLAATRGMVAPSEPVLPVELDLAVVGPMARTARDLALLLDVMAGPDPLTFGKAYEVKLPPARRERLSDFRVLVLDEHPFIPTGAAVRAGVDRVAGALSDGGARVERHSPLLPDVTEAATLYLQLLFSGSVARFPVDDRSLDEDRLRAMGFSHQEWMEANHRRELHRHGWRRFFAEFDVVVCPITPTPAFPHDHHPDLLARRIDVDGVEHPYFDQLVWAGLATMPGLPATAIPAGRSPEGLPVGVQLIGPAFEDRTPLRLAELLEREIGGFRAP comes from the coding sequence ATGGAATGGAGCTTTCGGTCTGCCGAAGAAATGACAGCCGCAATGCGTTCAGGTGAAGTGACCTCGCTGGAACTGACCGACGAGGCGATCGGCCGCATCGAGCGAGAGGACAAGGCGGTCAACGCGATCTGCGTGCCGGACTTCGACCGCGCCCGAGCCGCGGCCAGGGAGGCGGACGAGGCACGTGCACGTGGCGAGAACCGGCCGCTGCTCGGGGTTCCGGTGACGGTCAAGGAGTCCTACGACGTCGCCGGGCTGCCCACGACCTGGGGCATGCCGGCGCACCGGGACCACGTGCCGGCCGAGGACGCGGTGCAGGTGTCGCGGTTGAAGGCCGCGGGGGCGGTGGTGCTGGGCAAGACCAACGTGCCGTTGGGGTTGCAGGACATCCAGAGCTTCAACGACGTCTACGGCACCACCAACAACCCGTGGGACCACGAACGCACCTCGGGCGGCTCCTCCGGCGGCTCGGCGGCGGCGCTGGCGTGCGGGTTCGGGGCGTTGTCCATCGGGTCCGACCTCGCCGGCTCGTTGCGCACCCCCGCGCACTTCTGCGGTGTCCACTCGCACAAGCCGACGCTCGGGCTGGCGGCGACCCGCGGCATGGTCGCGCCGTCCGAACCGGTGTTGCCGGTCGAGCTGGACCTCGCCGTGGTCGGGCCGATGGCCCGTACCGCCCGCGACCTCGCGCTGCTGCTCGACGTGATGGCCGGGCCGGACCCGTTGACGTTCGGCAAGGCGTACGAGGTGAAGTTGCCGCCCGCGCGGCGCGAGCGGCTGAGCGACTTCCGGGTCCTGGTCCTCGACGAGCATCCGTTCATCCCGACCGGGGCAGCCGTGCGGGCGGGCGTGGACCGCGTCGCCGGCGCGTTGAGCGACGGTGGCGCGCGCGTCGAGCGGCACAGTCCGCTGCTGCCCGATGTCACCGAGGCCGCGACGCTCTACCTGCAGCTGCTGTTCTCGGGCTCCGTCGCACGGTTCCCGGTCGACGACCGGAGTCTCGACGAGGATCGCCTGCGTGCCATGGGGTTCAGCCATCAGGAGTGGATGGAGGCGAACCACCGCCGCGAGCTCCACCGGCACGGCTGGCGCCGGTTCTTCGCCGAGTTCGACGTCGTGGTGTGCCCGATCACGCCCACGCCCGCGTTCCCGCACGACCACCACCCCGATCTGCTGGCACGCCGCATCGACGTCGACGGTGTCGAGCACCCGTACTTCGACCAGCTCGTCTGGGCCGGCCTGGCCACGATGCCGGGGTTGCCCGCCACCGCGATCCCGGCGGGCAGGTCCCCGGAAGGCCTGCCGGTCGGGGTGCAGCTCATCGGTCCGGCGTTCGAGGACCGCACCCCGCTGCGGCTGGCCGAGCTGCTCGAACGGGAGATCGGCGGCTTCCGGGCGCCGTAG
- a CDS encoding TetR/AcrR family transcriptional regulator: MVETGRVGRPREFDLDEALEKAMVLFWERGYDGASLTDLTERMGISRKSMYAAFGNKEELFRKALQRYSDGTVTYIVEALQATTAREAAELFLTGSVCANTRPGSPAGCLGVQGALAAGETGQIARDILVDWRAQGQAHLRDRFARAVREGDLPADADPDLIARYVMTVANGMAVQAAGGATREQLLRVADAALRNWPPV; encoded by the coding sequence GTGGTGGAGACGGGACGGGTGGGCCGGCCGCGCGAGTTCGACCTCGACGAGGCGCTCGAGAAGGCGATGGTCCTGTTCTGGGAGCGGGGCTACGACGGCGCGAGCCTGACCGACCTGACCGAGCGCATGGGCATCTCCCGCAAGAGCATGTACGCGGCTTTCGGCAACAAGGAGGAGCTCTTCCGCAAGGCGCTGCAGCGCTACTCCGACGGCACGGTCACCTACATCGTCGAGGCTCTGCAGGCCACCACCGCCCGTGAGGCGGCGGAGCTCTTCCTCACCGGCTCGGTGTGCGCCAACACCCGCCCCGGCTCTCCCGCGGGGTGTCTCGGGGTGCAGGGCGCGCTGGCGGCCGGGGAGACCGGGCAGATCGCGCGCGACATCCTGGTGGACTGGCGCGCCCAGGGGCAGGCGCACCTGCGCGACCGGTTCGCGCGGGCCGTGCGGGAGGGTGACCTGCCCGCCGACGCCGACCCGGACCTGATCGCCCGGTACGTCATGACGGTCGCGAACGGCATGGCCGTGCAGGCGGCGGGCGGCGCGACGCGCGAGCAGCTCCTGCGCGTCGCCGACGCCGCGCTGCGCAACTGGCCACCGGTCTGA